The following coding sequences are from one uncultured Cohaesibacter sp. window:
- a CDS encoding glycosyltransferase family 2 protein, which produces MLSTLPPLNHTLEVSVVIPCKNEKENLAFLIDEVHNALKDRSFELIVVDDGSTDDTPAFLQEMAKTRPWLRHIRHEKSCGQSNAVRTGLLYAHGEFIATLDGDGQNDPAFFPAMVDALKQHGPDYALAAGQRMKRTDGFVKKHGSRLANSIRQSMLKDNTRDSGCGLKVIRRQVFLNLPFFEAWHRFLPALVVREGLKVVHIDVIDRGRSHGVSKYGIFDRLWVGIIDLFGVLWLRKRRKKIPIITEIDLSSGHDH; this is translated from the coding sequence ATGCTATCCACCTTGCCACCGCTCAACCACACCTTGGAAGTCAGTGTGGTTATCCCTTGCAAGAATGAAAAAGAAAATCTGGCTTTCCTGATAGACGAAGTCCACAACGCGCTTAAGGATCGCAGTTTTGAATTGATTGTTGTCGATGATGGTTCAACCGATGACACACCTGCTTTTCTGCAAGAAATGGCTAAAACGCGCCCTTGGTTACGCCACATTCGCCACGAAAAATCCTGCGGACAGTCAAACGCTGTTCGTACAGGCCTGCTTTATGCTCACGGCGAATTCATTGCCACGCTTGACGGTGATGGCCAGAATGATCCAGCCTTCTTTCCGGCAATGGTCGATGCACTCAAGCAACATGGCCCAGACTATGCCCTTGCTGCGGGCCAACGGATGAAAAGAACTGACGGCTTTGTGAAAAAGCATGGCTCGCGGCTTGCCAACAGCATTCGCCAGTCCATGCTGAAAGACAATACGCGAGATAGTGGATGTGGTCTTAAAGTCATTCGCAGGCAGGTTTTCCTGAACCTGCCATTCTTTGAAGCCTGGCACCGCTTTCTTCCTGCGCTCGTGGTGCGCGAAGGACTAAAAGTCGTCCATATTGATGTAATCGATCGCGGTCGAAGCCACGGTGTTTCGAAATACGGAATTTTTGATCGTCTGTGGGTCGGCATCATAGACCTTTTCGGTGTTCTCTGGCTGCGAAAACGCCGTAAAAAGATCCCGATCATCACTGAAATTGACCTATCCAGCGGCCACGATCACTGA
- a CDS encoding amino acid ABC transporter substrate-binding protein: MKKVLLSVLMGSAMAIGVSAASAATLDDVKAKGAVQCGVSQGLPGFSNPDDKGNWTGIDVDVCRAVAAAVFGDAAAVKYTPLSAKERFTALQSSEIDLLSRNTTWTMTRDTSLGLNFAGVNYYDGQGFMVRKSLGITSALELDGASVCTNTGTTTELNVTDYFRSHNMQLELVQFEKSDEVVQAYDSGRCDVYTTDASGLYAQRLKLTNPEEHVVLPEIISKEPLGPVVRQGDDQWFNIVKWSLFAMINAEELGVSSANVEEMKNSDNPAIRRLLGVEGAFGEAIGVSNDWAYNIIKQVGNYAEIFDNNVGPDTPLKISRGVNALWSNGGFQYAPPIR; encoded by the coding sequence ATGAAGAAAGTTCTACTCTCCGTTCTTATGGGTTCAGCTATGGCTATCGGCGTATCCGCTGCTAGCGCTGCTACCCTTGACGATGTAAAAGCCAAAGGCGCTGTTCAGTGCGGTGTGAGCCAGGGTCTTCCAGGCTTCTCCAACCCTGACGACAAAGGCAACTGGACCGGTATTGACGTTGACGTTTGCCGTGCTGTTGCTGCTGCTGTATTCGGTGATGCTGCTGCCGTTAAATACACCCCGCTGTCTGCTAAAGAACGTTTCACCGCTCTTCAGTCCAGCGAAATCGACCTGCTGTCCCGTAACACAACTTGGACAATGACCCGAGACACATCTCTGGGCCTGAACTTTGCTGGCGTTAACTACTATGACGGTCAGGGCTTCATGGTTCGCAAGTCTTTGGGCATCACGTCCGCTCTGGAACTTGATGGCGCTTCTGTTTGCACCAACACCGGCACCACCACCGAGTTGAACGTCACCGACTATTTCCGCTCTCACAACATGCAGCTCGAACTCGTTCAGTTCGAAAAGTCTGACGAAGTTGTGCAGGCATATGACAGCGGACGTTGCGACGTTTACACCACAGACGCCTCTGGCCTTTATGCACAGCGCCTGAAGCTCACCAACCCTGAAGAACATGTTGTTCTTCCAGAAATCATCTCCAAAGAGCCTCTTGGTCCTGTTGTTCGTCAGGGCGACGACCAGTGGTTCAACATTGTGAAATGGTCTCTGTTCGCAATGATCAACGCTGAAGAACTCGGTGTTTCTTCCGCTAACGTTGAAGAAATGAAGAATAGCGACAACCCTGCAATCCGTCGTCTGCTCGGTGTAGAAGGCGCATTCGGTGAAGCTATCGGCGTTTCCAACGACTGGGCATACAACATCATCAAACAGGTTGGAAACTACGCTGAAATCTTTGATAACAACGTAGGTCCGGACACCCCGCTGAAAATTTCTCGCGGCGTGAACGCCCTGTGGTCCAATGGTGGCTTCCAGTACGCACCACCTATCCGCTAA
- a CDS encoding phosphatase PAP2 family protein: MRGFQARSKPKALLIKQVDWLLVACLSLSLIALCYLFIDAPAYYWKSDLPKETYRLFRAISRLGKSENFLVPTGLIVIILALLPWQRLNQSSKAILTRLQMMALFVFIAVAGAGLTNNLIKIVIGRARPRYFEEYGAHYFDAPGFISGFQSFPSGHSTTAGAMAVALTLLFPRLKWLWISIGLWIAFSRVAVGAHYPSDIIAGFTYGCCFAWLLAIYCLKRRLLFRAQDGLIRIPYRGRFSIARVMKALHMLVQKA, from the coding sequence ATGCGCGGCTTTCAAGCGCGTTCGAAACCGAAGGCACTATTGATCAAACAGGTCGATTGGCTTCTTGTGGCGTGTCTGTCACTTAGCCTGATTGCACTTTGTTACCTGTTCATCGATGCTCCTGCATACTATTGGAAATCAGATCTGCCCAAGGAAACATATCGCCTTTTTCGTGCCATTTCCCGCCTTGGCAAATCTGAGAATTTTCTGGTTCCAACCGGCTTGATTGTCATTATTTTGGCATTGCTTCCTTGGCAGCGCCTAAACCAAAGCAGCAAAGCCATTCTGACCCGGTTGCAGATGATGGCTCTGTTTGTGTTTATTGCTGTCGCAGGGGCTGGCCTTACAAACAACCTGATCAAGATAGTCATCGGTCGGGCAAGACCACGCTATTTTGAAGAATATGGTGCTCACTATTTCGATGCGCCTGGCTTCATCTCTGGCTTTCAGAGTTTTCCATCCGGTCATTCGACAACTGCTGGCGCTATGGCGGTAGCCCTGACCCTGCTATTCCCGCGTTTGAAGTGGCTCTGGATCTCTATCGGTCTTTGGATAGCCTTCTCTCGCGTCGCCGTGGGTGCCCATTACCCGTCAGACATCATTGCAGGTTTTACCTATGGCTGCTGCTTTGCCTGGCTCTTGGCAATATACTGCCTTAAACGACGACTTTTGTTTCGTGCTCAAGACGGATTAATCAGAATACCATATAGAGGGCGATTTTCGATTGCCAGAGTCATGAAAGCCCTTCACATGCTGGTGCAAAAAGCCTAA
- a CDS encoding amino acid ABC transporter permease yields MAANSQRTSERPETKGSIFNDPKVRGIIYQLVLVAGLVYIFWSIVQNAAHNLEKQNIASGFDFLGITAGFLPNQSLIDLSATSTYGQALFAGLLNTLLVAVIGIVLATIIGFVMGIARLSNNWVVSKLATMYIEIIRNIPLLLQLFFWYFAVLRALPNPKQSSSLFDAFFLNNRGLFMPRPVFEEGSSTILIALIIAVVAAVGISIWAKRRQMTTGQRFPAFWTGLGLIILLPLVAYFASGMPISYDYAQLKGFNFKGGMKVIPEFVGLLLALSIYTGAFIAEIVRAGILAVNSGQTEAANALGLRNGPTLRLVIIPQAMRVIIPPLTSQYLNLTKNSSLAVAIAYPDIVSVGGTVLNQTGQAIEVIAIWMIIYLTISLLTSVLMNWYNRSIALVER; encoded by the coding sequence ATGGCTGCTAATTCACAACGGACCTCCGAGCGACCAGAAACTAAAGGATCTATTTTCAATGATCCCAAGGTGAGGGGCATCATCTACCAGCTGGTATTGGTTGCCGGGCTTGTCTATATATTCTGGAGCATCGTTCAAAACGCTGCTCATAACCTGGAAAAACAAAACATCGCTTCCGGTTTTGACTTTCTGGGTATTACCGCTGGCTTTTTGCCCAACCAGTCGCTCATCGACCTGTCTGCTACATCAACATATGGGCAGGCTCTGTTCGCCGGTTTGTTAAACACTTTGCTCGTTGCTGTCATTGGCATTGTCCTGGCAACGATCATCGGTTTTGTTATGGGCATTGCACGTCTTTCCAATAACTGGGTGGTCTCTAAACTGGCCACAATGTATATTGAAATTATTCGCAATATACCTTTGCTTCTCCAATTGTTTTTCTGGTATTTCGCGGTTTTGCGCGCTCTGCCAAATCCGAAACAATCATCGTCCCTGTTCGATGCATTCTTCCTGAACAACCGCGGCCTATTCATGCCCCGGCCAGTGTTTGAAGAGGGCTCTTCCACTATATTGATCGCCTTGATCATTGCCGTTGTCGCGGCAGTTGGCATAAGCATCTGGGCTAAAAGACGTCAGATGACAACAGGCCAGCGCTTCCCGGCATTTTGGACTGGCCTAGGTCTTATTATCCTACTGCCGCTTGTGGCATATTTCGCCTCTGGCATGCCTATTAGCTATGATTACGCCCAGCTTAAAGGCTTCAACTTCAAAGGCGGCATGAAGGTTATTCCCGAATTTGTCGGTCTTCTGCTGGCTCTCTCCATCTATACGGGTGCATTTATCGCAGAAATCGTTCGTGCCGGTATTTTAGCCGTGAACTCGGGTCAGACCGAAGCGGCAAATGCCTTGGGATTGCGCAACGGACCAACCCTGCGTCTGGTTATCATTCCACAGGCCATGCGCGTGATTATTCCGCCATTGACCAGCCAGTATCTCAACCTGACTAAAAACTCCTCTTTGGCCGTTGCTATCGCCTATCCGGATATCGTGTCTGTTGGTGGTACGGTTCTTAACCAAACGGGGCAGGCAATTGAAGTTATCGCCATCTGGATGATTATCTATCTGACGATTTCTTTGCTGACATCGGTTCTGATGAACTGGTATAACCGCTCCATTGCATTGGTGGAAAGATAG
- a CDS encoding amino acid ABC transporter permease produces MSNKSFSFVRKEMVDERPAPVSSQGLLYWMHQNLLSSIPNALLTLVGLYIIYLILHAIIPFAFLNSVWEGQDREACLAVGGAAQGACWAYVKTYFSQFVTGRYPDAELWRVYTVFALLALGLIPALIPSAPFKQANVLFLLVVYPVLAFILLTGGDLAFEDYLVTYGIVFVVVVALGAIISKATQGDSKRTALVLAAIGIAIAIVFSIVSIDFGLAPVETANWGGFLVTLVIAVTGIVASLPLGIVLALGRRSKMPVIRLVSIIFIEFWRGVPLITVLFMSSVVLPLFLPEGVNFDKLLRALIGVALFSAAYMAEVVRGGLQAIPKGQYEGADALGLTFWQSTALIIMPQALKLVIPGIVNTFIGLFKDTSLVMIIGLFDLLGQVQSSFTDPTWSTPVTSLTGYLFAATVYWMFCFSMSRYSIFMENRLHTGHKR; encoded by the coding sequence ATGTCAAATAAGTCTTTCTCCTTCGTTCGCAAGGAAATGGTCGATGAGAGACCGGCCCCAGTCTCATCTCAGGGCTTGCTCTACTGGATGCATCAGAACCTGTTGTCATCCATACCCAATGCTCTGTTGACCCTTGTTGGCCTATATATCATCTACCTGATATTGCATGCGATAATTCCGTTTGCATTTCTCAACTCTGTTTGGGAAGGGCAGGACCGTGAAGCATGTCTCGCTGTCGGAGGCGCCGCACAAGGGGCTTGTTGGGCCTATGTCAAAACCTACTTCAGCCAATTCGTAACAGGCAGATATCCCGACGCCGAGCTATGGCGGGTTTATACCGTCTTTGCTTTGCTTGCTCTGGGCCTTATCCCGGCGCTCATCCCTTCTGCTCCATTCAAACAAGCCAATGTGCTGTTTCTGTTGGTGGTCTATCCGGTTCTTGCCTTCATTTTGCTTACCGGCGGAGACCTCGCGTTTGAAGACTATCTGGTGACATACGGCATAGTGTTTGTCGTCGTGGTGGCTTTGGGGGCAATCATTTCCAAAGCAACGCAGGGCGATTCAAAACGAACAGCACTGGTTTTAGCTGCCATTGGCATAGCCATTGCCATTGTCTTCTCTATTGTGTCCATTGACTTCGGTCTTGCACCAGTAGAAACGGCAAACTGGGGCGGTTTTCTCGTAACCCTCGTAATCGCAGTCACCGGCATCGTCGCGTCATTGCCATTGGGCATTGTGCTAGCCCTTGGTCGACGTTCAAAGATGCCTGTCATCCGCCTTGTTTCGATTATCTTCATTGAATTCTGGCGTGGTGTTCCACTGATTACTGTTCTGTTCATGTCTTCGGTCGTATTGCCGCTCTTCCTTCCCGAAGGGGTCAATTTCGACAAGCTGCTGCGCGCCTTGATCGGTGTAGCTCTCTTCTCGGCAGCTTATATGGCAGAAGTGGTTCGCGGCGGCCTTCAGGCTATTCCAAAAGGTCAGTATGAGGGCGCAGATGCTCTGGGTCTAACCTTCTGGCAATCCACAGCATTGATCATCATGCCGCAGGCTTTGAAGCTGGTCATTCCCGGCATCGTGAACACCTTTATTGGTCTTTTCAAAGACACCTCACTGGTTATGATCATTGGTCTTTTCGACCTTCTTGGACAAGTTCAGTCTTCCTTTACCGATCCAACATGGTCTACACCAGTAACATCACTCACGGGTTATCTGTTTGCAGCAACCGTCTACTGGATGTTCTGTTTCAGCATGTCTCGCTATTCAATCTTCATGGAAAACCGGCTGCACACCGGTCATAAACGATAA
- a CDS encoding lipid-A-disaccharide synthase N-terminal domain-containing protein has protein sequence MHSTLWNDIQSWLNTVFVAQWDVWLVLGFVAQAMFTMRFVVQWIASERAGKSIMPVAFWFFSIGGGGLLFIYALKRADPVFIVGQGAGLLIYLRNVWLIFKEHKAKKLMDNTPVE, from the coding sequence ATGCACTCAACACTTTGGAACGATATCCAATCTTGGCTTAATACAGTTTTTGTCGCTCAGTGGGACGTATGGCTGGTTCTTGGATTTGTTGCGCAGGCAATGTTTACCATGCGGTTTGTGGTCCAGTGGATCGCCAGCGAACGCGCGGGTAAATCCATCATGCCGGTCGCATTCTGGTTCTTCTCCATCGGCGGCGGCGGCTTGCTTTTCATATATGCCTTGAAGCGCGCAGATCCCGTTTTCATTGTCGGGCAGGGGGCAGGTCTCCTGATCTACCTGAGAAATGTTTGGCTGATCTTCAAAGAGCACAAGGCAAAAAAGCTGATGGATAACACCCCGGTAGAATAG
- a CDS encoding glycosyltransferase family 39 protein — MSELGPFSVHPNSPLGNRNMKQDHSDPDWITSLSDSIEAHLASLCSSRTKAFVALILFALVCFLPGFNSIPPVDRDEARFAQASKQMMESGDYVDIRFQDETRYKKPVGIYWLQVAGVKALGQGVDAPIWAYRIPSLLGALLSVGLTFLVGMRMGSVRSGFLAGLGIAAAILLGVEARLAKTDAMLLATIMAVQWLLWELYDLRSGLKRWKAVLLWLALAVGVLIKGPIILMVSSLTLIVLSIRERSIGWLKGNGWKYGLPLFFLITLPWFIAIGIKTDWAFYFDSIGKDMMAKVATGKESHGAPPGTYLAASIGTFWPISVFFILSLVQIWRQRGQRTVFFLMAWIIPTWIIFEIVPTKLPHYVLPALPAIAILMAEVLEARATSWASLWGRIVALLIPIASTILGLGAPIALIVIEGSINPAAFGLGLVAAGLGLLSYAVLSRGRVMAAFVLACLIAPVLYLSLHGTIFPAMHKVWLSNELQKSAQLVKPCESVEVASAGYSEPSLVFLLGTDTQLTSGEGAANFLKEAGCRLAIVEQRQSAKFLEALGDKKGDFEKAATVEGYKLNGGKWQTFGLYRYKM, encoded by the coding sequence ATGTCAGAACTTGGCCCCTTTTCTGTGCATCCAAACAGTCCTCTTGGCAATCGAAACATGAAACAAGACCATTCAGATCCTGACTGGATCACCTCTCTTAGCGATTCTATTGAAGCGCATTTGGCCTCGCTCTGCTCTTCCAGAACGAAAGCTTTTGTGGCCTTGATCCTGTTTGCTCTTGTTTGTTTTCTGCCAGGTTTCAATTCAATTCCGCCGGTCGACAGAGATGAAGCCCGCTTTGCCCAGGCATCAAAACAAATGATGGAGTCCGGCGACTATGTCGATATTCGCTTTCAGGACGAAACTCGTTACAAGAAACCTGTTGGCATTTATTGGCTTCAAGTCGCCGGTGTTAAGGCCTTGGGGCAGGGCGTTGACGCTCCAATCTGGGCCTATCGTATTCCTTCCCTCCTCGGGGCGCTTTTGAGCGTCGGCTTAACATTCCTTGTTGGAATGCGCATGGGATCGGTAAGAAGTGGATTTCTGGCTGGCCTTGGCATCGCAGCAGCTATTCTTCTTGGCGTTGAAGCGCGTCTTGCAAAAACCGATGCGATGCTTTTAGCGACCATCATGGCCGTACAATGGCTTCTTTGGGAGCTTTATGATTTACGCAGTGGCCTTAAGCGATGGAAAGCAGTGCTTTTGTGGCTTGCACTCGCAGTAGGGGTTTTGATTAAGGGCCCGATCATCCTTATGGTTTCCAGCCTGACCTTGATCGTGCTGTCCATAAGGGAGCGCTCCATAGGCTGGCTTAAAGGAAATGGTTGGAAATATGGACTTCCGCTGTTTTTCCTCATCACGCTACCTTGGTTCATTGCTATCGGAATAAAAACGGACTGGGCTTTCTACTTTGACTCCATCGGCAAGGACATGATGGCAAAGGTTGCCACCGGAAAAGAATCGCATGGAGCCCCTCCGGGCACCTACCTGGCCGCCAGCATCGGAACTTTCTGGCCAATATCGGTCTTTTTCATTCTGTCATTGGTCCAGATATGGAGACAACGCGGCCAGCGCACGGTATTTTTCCTGATGGCATGGATTATACCAACATGGATCATCTTCGAAATCGTGCCGACCAAATTGCCCCATTATGTTTTGCCAGCCCTTCCTGCAATCGCAATATTGATGGCTGAAGTTTTGGAAGCCCGTGCGACAAGCTGGGCCAGCTTGTGGGGAAGGATCGTCGCGCTACTCATTCCAATTGCGTCAACGATCCTTGGATTAGGGGCTCCGATTGCCTTGATTGTGATTGAAGGGTCTATCAATCCTGCAGCTTTCGGACTTGGGCTCGTTGCTGCCGGACTTGGTCTTCTGAGCTATGCAGTTCTTTCGCGTGGACGCGTCATGGCAGCATTTGTCCTCGCTTGCCTCATCGCTCCGGTTCTTTACCTTTCGCTGCATGGCACGATCTTTCCTGCGATGCACAAGGTCTGGCTTTCAAATGAGTTACAAAAGAGCGCACAATTGGTCAAACCTTGTGAAAGTGTTGAAGTTGCCAGCGCTGGCTATAGCGAGCCAAGTCTGGTTTTCCTTCTGGGCACCGATACGCAGTTGACCAGCGGTGAGGGCGCCGCAAATTTCCTGAAAGAAGCAGGCTGTCGCCTCGCTATCGTCGAACAGCGCCAATCTGCGAAATTCTTGGAGGCTCTTGGCGACAAAAAGGGCGACTTTGAAAAGGCTGCAACCGTCGAAGGCTATAAACTAAACGGCGGAAAATGGCAGACCTTTGGGCTCTATCGCTATAAGATGTAA
- the metC gene encoding cystathionine beta-lyase, producing the protein MANRGNCTKNYQIDTRLVTTGRQPEENDGFVNPPVIHASTVIFNSTEELYSGKAKYYYGRRGTPTTNALCDALTDLEGAQGTVLVPSGLAACSLALLSSCKSGDHVLITDSAYEPTRNFANQVLIPMGVEVDYYNPLIGGEISTLFKSNTSAVFTEAPGSQTFEMQDIPAIVAAAHKRDILVLLDNTWASPLYFNSMAHGVDLTIQAGTKYIVGHSDVMLGTVSANERAWPRLEEVHGAMGYHVGPDDVYLALRGLRTMAIRLRQHQESAMDMAKWLEARPEVDRVLYPALESDPGHHIWKRDFTGACGLFGVVLKNCTRKQALAFIDALELFGLGFSWGGFESLITYVDPRGYRTATTWDEPGQLIRLHIGLEDVADLKADLENGFLALSKSE; encoded by the coding sequence ATGGCAAATAGAGGCAATTGCACAAAAAACTATCAGATTGATACGAGATTGGTCACAACTGGTAGGCAGCCAGAAGAAAATGACGGTTTCGTCAATCCTCCTGTGATTCATGCGTCGACCGTAATATTCAACTCTACAGAAGAACTTTACTCTGGCAAGGCTAAGTATTATTACGGGCGTAGAGGAACCCCAACGACCAATGCCCTGTGTGATGCCTTAACGGATCTGGAAGGTGCTCAAGGCACTGTTTTGGTGCCCTCCGGATTGGCGGCTTGCTCTTTGGCACTATTGTCCTCCTGCAAGAGTGGCGATCATGTTTTGATCACCGATAGCGCCTATGAACCGACCCGAAATTTTGCCAATCAGGTTCTCATCCCGATGGGGGTTGAGGTCGACTATTATAACCCTCTGATCGGAGGGGAAATTTCCACGCTGTTCAAGTCAAATACTTCAGCAGTTTTTACGGAGGCTCCCGGGTCTCAAACTTTTGAAATGCAGGATATTCCCGCGATTGTTGCAGCTGCACATAAACGGGATATCCTCGTTTTGCTGGACAATACATGGGCTTCGCCGCTCTATTTTAATAGCATGGCGCATGGAGTGGATTTGACCATTCAGGCTGGCACCAAATATATCGTCGGACATTCCGACGTCATGCTTGGTACAGTTTCCGCCAATGAACGTGCATGGCCTCGGCTTGAAGAAGTGCATGGAGCAATGGGATATCATGTCGGGCCGGACGATGTTTATCTTGCCTTGCGTGGCCTGCGGACCATGGCTATCCGCTTGAGACAGCATCAGGAAAGCGCAATGGACATGGCAAAATGGCTGGAGGCTCGACCTGAAGTGGATCGTGTCTTGTATCCAGCGCTTGAAAGTGATCCGGGGCATCACATCTGGAAACGTGATTTTACAGGAGCGTGTGGGCTGTTTGGTGTTGTTTTGAAAAACTGTACACGCAAACAGGCGCTGGCCTTCATCGATGCGCTGGAACTTTTCGGGCTTGGGTTTAGCTGGGGTGGTTTCGAGAGCCTGATTACATACGTAGATCCGAGGGGCTACAGAACCGCAACAACGTGGGATGAGCCCGGCCAGTTGATCCGGCTGCATATTGGTCTTGAAGATGTGGCTGATTTGAAAGCGGATCTGGAAAATGGCTTTTTGGCGCTGTCAAAATCTGAGTAG
- a CDS encoding response regulator has product MIVDKKPSDNHTLHKMLRVLVADDSAVTRDVIRRGIQVYKDSRYLEVTFVADGSEALKVFKSKKIDVAFIDINMPGLTGPQLVAELPNTISRNCLSIAMSGLMDQTSEAVLKEFGAYHFMQKPFRAQDAADVFMTYIVMTESYRILVVDDSATMRKLTAKILDKSRFSFEIFEADCARNALKAIVAERPDIILTDFHMPDVDGIELAGMIRSVSKRIGVYMMSTSDTDHLERSAAFVGITGFLKKPFTADDIDTLMHKRLGLDAPKFGKTRPMFTFLERPVESNQEFI; this is encoded by the coding sequence ATGATTGTAGACAAGAAGCCATCAGACAATCACACTCTGCACAAAATGCTTCGTGTGCTGGTCGCTGACGACAGCGCCGTAACACGAGATGTTATCAGGCGCGGAATTCAGGTCTATAAGGACTCTCGTTATCTTGAAGTAACCTTTGTGGCAGATGGTTCCGAGGCTCTCAAGGTTTTCAAATCAAAGAAAATCGACGTTGCATTCATTGACATCAATATGCCCGGCCTTACAGGCCCTCAACTTGTCGCAGAGCTACCCAACACCATTTCAAGAAATTGTCTGTCCATTGCAATGTCGGGGCTAATGGATCAAACGTCCGAGGCCGTTCTAAAGGAATTTGGTGCCTATCATTTTATGCAAAAGCCGTTCCGTGCTCAAGACGCAGCTGACGTATTCATGACTTATATCGTCATGACAGAAAGCTACCGTATTCTCGTCGTTGATGATTCTGCAACCATGCGAAAATTAACGGCCAAGATACTGGATAAAAGTCGCTTTTCCTTTGAAATATTTGAAGCTGATTGCGCTAGAAATGCTCTGAAAGCGATCGTTGCCGAGAGACCTGATATCATATTGACCGATTTCCATATGCCAGATGTAGACGGCATCGAATTGGCAGGCATGATACGCAGTGTATCAAAACGAATTGGCGTATATATGATGTCAACGAGCGATACCGATCATCTTGAACGATCTGCGGCATTTGTCGGAATTACCGGTTTTTTGAAAAAGCCGTTTACAGCGGATGATATAGATACCCTCATGCACAAGCGGCTGGGGCTTGATGCTCCTAAATTTGGTAAGACAAGGCCGATGTTTACATTTCTTGAACGTCCAGTCGAAAGCAATCAGGAGTTCATTTAA
- a CDS encoding TrkH family potassium uptake protein — protein MKPAFRKRKVTHLPPPLVLILLYASLIFAGTIGLKLPISTVEDIAWSDALFTATSAVTVTGLAVVDTGSGFTPFGQALICIMIQLGGLGLMTFAVLILTMLGIPVGLTNRLYLREDLNQTSSTDLISLTKTIIRVVLLFELIGAACLSFVFVPEFGVIKGIWAAVFHAVSAFNNAGFSLFSDSLVRWVGNPIINTVIPLLFILGGLGFTVIADVWQHRNWRMLSLHSKLMLVGTAILLVVSSLAFAAMEWRNPATLENLPLSAKLWASWFQGATTRTAGFNSLDLSGLNDSTTLLFMILMVIGSGSTSTGGGIKVTTFIVLVLATVAFFKRQTSIDIFSRRIHAEQIMKVLALTAFSFMLIILSLFAMLIFHEGSFLDVAFETVSAFGTVGLSRGITPDLDQAGRIVIMLIMFVGRVGPLTLGFLLATQTPKMISYPKGTVYLG, from the coding sequence ATGAAACCTGCTTTTCGAAAACGCAAGGTGACGCATCTTCCGCCTCCACTTGTATTGATCCTCTTGTACGCATCGCTCATCTTCGCGGGCACGATCGGGCTCAAATTACCGATTTCTACGGTAGAAGATATAGCATGGTCAGATGCTCTATTTACGGCCACCTCTGCGGTGACCGTGACAGGACTTGCCGTTGTTGATACAGGTAGCGGCTTCACACCATTTGGTCAGGCCCTTATTTGCATCATGATCCAACTTGGAGGATTGGGGCTGATGACGTTTGCCGTCCTCATCCTCACAATGCTAGGCATCCCGGTTGGGCTGACAAATCGGCTCTATTTGCGAGAGGACCTAAACCAGACCTCATCCACAGACCTGATATCTCTTACCAAAACAATCATTCGTGTAGTCCTGCTATTCGAGTTGATTGGCGCAGCTTGTCTTTCATTTGTTTTTGTTCCGGAATTCGGCGTCATAAAGGGCATCTGGGCAGCTGTTTTCCATGCTGTATCAGCCTTTAACAATGCCGGTTTTTCGCTCTTCTCCGACAGTCTGGTCCGCTGGGTTGGCAACCCGATAATCAACACGGTCATTCCACTTCTGTTCATTCTCGGAGGTCTCGGCTTTACGGTTATTGCCGATGTTTGGCAGCACAGAAATTGGCGAATGTTGTCATTGCATAGCAAACTGATGCTCGTTGGCACCGCAATATTGCTTGTCGTGTCCTCATTGGCTTTCGCTGCCATGGAATGGAGGAATCCAGCGACACTCGAGAACCTGCCATTATCAGCCAAATTGTGGGCGAGCTGGTTTCAAGGCGCGACAACCAGAACCGCGGGGTTCAACTCGCTTGATTTGTCCGGCCTTAATGACAGCACCACACTTCTCTTCATGATATTGATGGTGATCGGTTCCGGCAGCACTTCAACAGGCGGCGGCATCAAAGTAACCACATTCATTGTGCTTGTGCTCGCAACCGTGGCGTTTTTCAAACGTCAAACATCGATCGATATATTCAGTCGTCGCATTCATGCCGAGCAAATCATGAAAGTATTGGCTTTGACAGCCTTCTCGTTCATGCTCATTATCTTGTCACTGTTTGCAATGCTGATATTTCACGAAGGCTCATTTCTCGATGTGGCATTTGAAACGGTGTCAGCCTTCGGAACTGTCGGGCTTTCAAGAGGGATCACCCCTGACTTGGACCAGGCAGGGCGGATTGTGATAATGCTAATTATGTTCGTGGGAAGAGTGGGGCCATTGACGCTTGGCTTCCTCTTGGCGACACAAACTCCTAAAATGATTTCATACCCAAAAGGGACGGTCTATTTAGGATAA